The following is a genomic window from Pseudopipra pipra isolate bDixPip1 chromosome 2, bDixPip1.hap1, whole genome shotgun sequence.
TACAATAAGCACACACACTTTCAACAATGACATATGAGATCATCTagacagaaattacttttttcagaTCTATTTAGTAGTTCCCTGTAACTCCTATTAAATCTAAGGAACACAGCATAAGCCTTTCCCACTCAGCAATAAtcaaaggaatggagaaaataaCCCTCCTTTACTACAGACTGCTTCCTTCACATAGTTTATAAGAGGTCTTTTCTTTTAAGTATCATCCATTAAATACTCCAGATCATCTATCTGATGTCGTAATGCACAGGACAGTAAACCACTGTGCACAGAAAGCTTCTGTCTGTATTCTCCACCAGACTTTGTCTTTGGAATATATTCAGACAGGCCAAGGAAAAATACACCTACCAGTTCAGATTAATTAAGTAGCTTGATTAGTTATGCCGCTAATGACTTCCTTCACCATTAAGGGATGAGGTGAACCTCAGTAATTAATTAGCTGAAGGGACACCCTGTCTCTGCACAGTTGCACTAGAAACTGTCTCGAGGTCCCACCTACATACCCACACTCATAGCCTGAAACTGACTCATGTGCTGAGTTACATTTTTACCCAGAATGCAGCATGCACCTTCACGGTGTTCAGAGAGTTTTCCAAGCACGGAGAAACGTTCCAAATACTTACTCTAAAGCACACACATCAGATTAAGGgggacttttatttttcttagcaGTACAGTCAGAAGAGTTCAATTTTACAAACGTTACTTCAGCAAATGATTTTTGTTTAGTTCATCTCTATCCCTTGATTCACATTGGACAGGCAACACTCACATCCAAGTGGTTCAGGCATTGAGGTATTTTGCATGGTGTTTGATGTGATCATTAATAAATGTAGCAATGAAAAAATAGCTGTGATCATAACCCTagaaaagaacaacaacaaagaaattaGCAAACAACATAAGGTTTGTAATAAAGAAATCATGCTAAGCTCTCTTATAGGAAAGGTAATGACTCTCTTGGTTTGATCCATTTTAAGAAATACCTGGATTATGTCTAAAAATGGTAAAGAATATCCAACAGGTTAGGTATATATGAACACTAGAAAgctaaacaaacagaaagtaCCTTAACCTGCCCAAATCTGGGCCACTAAGCTAGAGAGGGGTGTCAGCTCCAGACTGAGATGCAATCGGAGAGAACAGTTCCCACTGTCCTACCAGTAAAACACAGGGCATATGGATAACACAGCCCGGGTCTGAATTACCTCTCCATCCATACTGCTAAAATGATGTCAACCCCTGAACCACTGCCCTTCATCAGCACTAACTCTAGGTGCAGGGTTTATGATAAATCAGAGAGGACAATCCCTCACTCTCCAGACCTGGGCCCCTCACTGGGTCTGGCTGGAAGTTGTCAGTGGCTTACAAAGACTCCATTGCTCTCAGGACAGTGTTGTTTTGGGTCACTGCACCATAGGAAAAAGCAATCCTTCCACCCAGGTCCTTAAGTGATTCTAAGATTTTAAGCAGTTCCACCCCTTTCCTGATTTACACAGACACATGCAAACTAAATCATCATGAAATTTTATGTTGAGCACAATACccacagcacagaaagagaTCCATCTGTCACTTTGCTTGTACAGTGACTGTGATACTTAGTAAAAATGACTAATGCTGTGTCTTCAGCCAAGCACTGGCAACTCGAGCCATCACCGAGGGATCGGCCTGTACAAACTGGAATTGTGACGGCACCTAGTGGTGAAGTGCAGCTAAATCAGGTGGATACTGCATCCCTTGATGGCCGATACAACAGAAAGTGTCACTTCCCACCCTCTTCCCCGCTTGGCCAGGGACAAGAGTGAGAGCATGTCCCGTTAACAAGATACTCTCTTCACTGCCTGCTGCATAAATCCAAAAATCACAAAGCAAGAACCCAACAATCAAGGGCTGCAGAAGCAACTTGCCTGCTGCAGTCTGAAGACTACTGGGATTTTttgctctgtgcaggcagcaaTGAAGTTATCAGGCAGTAACTGGCCTGCAGATAGGAACTGGTCATCTTTGCCCTGATCAATCAAGATGTCAAGGCGAGGGCCTGAGTAGGCCTTCACAAGCTGTGTAGCATCATATGCctgcaaaaataaatgagaagcAACATCCAGTTACATATGTGCGGCTGGATCCACTTTGCTGACTTCAAGAAAAGAATGGCACGGAGAGGGTACTGGGCAGCATGATCAGGACACCAAGTTACACTTTGGAAGAGCAAAAAACTCCAGAAATTCCAAGCAATTGAAAATTAATACCCATGGtctaaaaagggaaaattgtATGATCTACCTAATTTCCAAGTTGGCAGTTTGACCGAACAGAATCCAGCCCAGGAGAATCAGAAAACAGCAGTATAATCAGTACTGATTCACACCCTTGTTCAGACACTAGATCCTGCTAAAGAAACTTGGTATCTTGATGTAACTACTTTGGCAGCACACATCATAACTTAAAGGCTCTAAACATACATGTATCAAAATGAAATTGTGCATGGGGAACATGTTTCCTGTGAGGTCCTGTGCTTGGTACAtgctcaaaataaaaaattcctttaaaaagacAGCAAAGTGTTTAAGGCTGTGGAGAAGACTGGTCACCAACAAACAGCAAAGCCGAAGTCCTGCACCAAGGCATCAGAGCCATCCTTCCAGGATGCCTTTAGATCCAAAAATGACACTACAATGGAAATGGGAGTTGGGCTCAACCAAGCATTGTGGCCATGGTATAAAATGATGCTGCACATATTTACATGGCAATCTTAAGccaaaatacagaaatcagaGGTTTTATATCTGTGCCAAAGGCAGGTCTAAGTCTGTTCCTGATGACTGCTGTTGATCTAGTAGACTGGGCTTACAGAAGAACAAAGCAAGTTAAGGGGACAAAaaacaggttttgttttgtttcacaaCAAATAAATTAAGTCTAATCAAGTCTAACTGGTGATTTCTAAGTATACAAGCTACTCTATTAGCAATTATAAAAGCAGCTATCACTCTCCTTTTCTGTAGTGTTTTAATCAGATCTGGATGTCTTCCTAGCAGGTACTTCAATCAAATTTCCAAGGGATTTAACTGAAGCTTGTGCTTATTTAGAAGGAAATCTGAGTACCTGGTCATGATGATCCCTTCAGCTTAGTTCTAGAAATACAGTGCAATGTTTAATCTGAGATTAAGAACACTGAACAGATGCCCAAATAATGCAGCAGCATGCAGATAAAAATTTTTGTATCTCAGCCATTCATATATGACTACTTACATCTCAAAATTAAGGCCCGGGAGCTAAAACCTAACTTTGTCTAGTTTAATCCTGTTCTACAGGATATGAATTTCCAAGTATCCAATGGGCTCCTCTTCCAGCTGCCTCCCACAGGCTGCCCCTGAAGATGCCATGAGGCTCATCAGTCTCTGAACAGTTTGCAGCAGGCTCTTTTCAGGCTACTACAAAAATCAACTGATCATAAATCAACTGCTCACAATTCTTCTAAGCAcagatttttacattttcataaACCAGAGAGGAATGTAGTCAATTTGATGAGAGACCTCTATCTCATTACATTTTTATAAGCACCATCAGGCAACAGCAAGTCATAcccaccaaaaacaaacaatgcTTTTCCATGCTTAGGGGTGTAGCAAAACAACAGCACCAGTTCAGGGGAACCCCAGAGTTTCATTCCAGACTCCTGCTGCGATATATTTACAGATCACTCGTTCATTTGTTATTAAAGAACTGTGGTTGCAACACATACCTCCCACTTGGTTGTATCTGGTCCCAGATATCCACCAAAGGCTTTCTTCCCCCACTGACACTGAATTGGGTTGCAGATAGGAGCAAATGCTGATACAGACTGCTCAGaaagaaagcatgaaaaaataCTATGTAACAATGAACTCCTGAAACTGAAACTGTTGATACATTTAATGCTGTAACAGAACTCAGAATTCTTCTGCCACAtctacagaatcatagaatcacagaatcagccaggctagaagggacctccaagatcatcaagtccaacccctgatccactaccaccatggttactagaccatggcactaaatgccacatccagtctcatcttaaaaacctccaggaacagagaatccaccacttccctgggcagcccattccaattaccctcttgtcttactgatagctgcctgggagaagagaccaacccccacctggctacaacctcctttcaggtagttgtagagagtgatgaggtcttccctgagcctcctcttctccagggaaATCTCTATAAGCATTAGTATACCTTATATAACCTATACTGTATCTTACTTTGTACTTTCCAGGATTCTTCAGAGCAAGAATAAGAGCTCCATGACCTCCCATGGAATGGCCAAAAATAGACATCCGTTCAGAGTCAGTTGGAAAATTGGCATTTATTAGTTTAGGCAGCTGTAAAGGAAACAACAgtgtaataaaaatgttaaagcaACTTCAGtgtgtttaagaaaaaaatcacacaacGAATTAACTAACCAATTAACTAACACATTTTAATGCCACGAAGCCACTGAAACCAAAGGTACATCTGTGTTCCAGCCTGACATCTGTGATCATGGCCTGAAAGCAACCTGAACACGAttgaaaaatcaaaaggaaacaATGCAACAAATAATAAGTAACTCAAACTATCTCTAGAGAAATCTATCGTAACCTTGTAACACAAGATGTGGGAATTTCCTGAGAGAAATTTCTTGATAGAGACATAAATATGCATGTGCTCCTGTAAGTGATCAGAATGGCAAATTTTTCTTGGGAtactattttttccccatattcCCATTAACTCGGGTTTTATTGCAGACCACACGAAACACGTAAGAGCAAACTGGACACTCACCTTTCTAATATACATCTCAAGGATCTGCTTTTATACCCAGTTAAAGAACCACCTCCCCATCCCCCACAAGACAGCACAAACAGTGTGAACAGGCAATACAGCTGAAGTACTGGTGCAGTGAAACGCAGTGGGTTGTTTCacaagcagcagagca
Proteins encoded in this region:
- the LOC135410520 gene encoding S-formylglutathione hydrolase isoform X3, with protein sequence MALKQVSSNKCFEGFQKVFEHDSAELKCKMKFGIYLPPKAETGKCPVLYWLSGLTCTEQNFITKAGFQQAAAEHGLIVVAPDTSPRGCNVEGEDESWDFGTGAGFYVDATEDPWKTNYRMYSYIKDELPKLINANFPTDSERMSIFGHSMGGHGALILALKNPGKYKSVSAFAPICNPIQCQWGKKAFGGYLGPDTTKWEAYDATQLVKAYSGPRLDILIDQGKDDQFLSAGQLLPDNFIAACTEQKIPVVFRLQQGYDHSYFFIATFINDHIKHHAKYLNA